In Maylandia zebra isolate NMK-2024a linkage group LG12, Mzebra_GT3a, whole genome shotgun sequence, a single genomic region encodes these proteins:
- the cenph gene encoding centromere protein H isoform X2: MVGTMEPNDVPAAEGATGQKDTSPVDMLRIKQQMSNQCFEMAVQLNAEKNKRSCSTSEAERDLPEYIGELERVKTLHFNSTLTLHRMQMWHAIGEKLNWSDSEADALKAISDRCMGLCSHIKHLQQESKKLQDEVTEIQKNRLEMKRLTHEKIKHMEESSRKEYPDMEKYKAALEKGQANLEKYKKMAIMTQNVLRGILLACKVNWLDDPKLRDIAMTLEEFPISE; the protein is encoded by the exons ATGGTGGGGACTATGGAGCCAAATGATGTTCCTGCTGCTGAAGGTGCCACCGGACAGAAAGACACGTCACCTGTAGACATGCTGAG AATAAAGCAACAGATGTCCAACCAGTGCTTTGAGATGGCAGTACAGCTCAACGCAG aaaaaaataaaaggtcaTGCAGCACATCTGAAGCAGAGAGAGACTT GCCAGAATATATCGGTGAGCTTGAAAGGGTGAAGACGCTTCATTTTAACAGCACACTGACCCTGCACAG AATGCAGATGTGGCACGCTATCGGAGAAAAGCTGAACTGGAGTGACTCTGAAGCAGA tgCTCTGAAAGCCATAAGTGACCGCTGCATGGGTCTTTGTTCACACATAAAACACCTTCAACAG GAGTCCAAAAAACTTCAAGATGAGGTTACAGAAATACAGAAGAACAGACTTG AGATGAAACGGCTCACGCATGAGAAGATCAAACACATGGAGGAGTCTTCAAGGAAAGAGTATCCAGACATGGAAAAGTACAAAGCTGCGTTGGAGAAAGGCCAAGCAAACctggaaaaatataaaaagatggCCATCATGACCCAAAATGTCCTCAGG GGCATTCTCTTGGCCTGTAAAGTCAACTGGCTTGATGATCCCAAACTTCGAGACATCGCCATGACACTCGAGGAGTTTCCCATCTCTGAGTaa
- the cenph gene encoding centromere protein H isoform X1 gives MESSDSQGKLNHMVGTMEPNDVPAAEGATGQKDTSPVDMLRIKQQMSNQCFEMAVQLNAEKNKRSCSTSEAERDLPEYIGELERVKTLHFNSTLTLHRMQMWHAIGEKLNWSDSEADALKAISDRCMGLCSHIKHLQQESKKLQDEVTEIQKNRLEMKRLTHEKIKHMEESSRKEYPDMEKYKAALEKGQANLEKYKKMAIMTQNVLRGILLACKVNWLDDPKLRDIAMTLEEFPISE, from the exons atGGAGTCATCTGACAGCCAGGGGAAACTCAATCACATGGTGGGGACTATGGAGCCAAATGATGTTCCTGCTGCTGAAGGTGCCACCGGACAGAAAGACACGTCACCTGTAGACATGCTGAG AATAAAGCAACAGATGTCCAACCAGTGCTTTGAGATGGCAGTACAGCTCAACGCAG aaaaaaataaaaggtcaTGCAGCACATCTGAAGCAGAGAGAGACTT GCCAGAATATATCGGTGAGCTTGAAAGGGTGAAGACGCTTCATTTTAACAGCACACTGACCCTGCACAG AATGCAGATGTGGCACGCTATCGGAGAAAAGCTGAACTGGAGTGACTCTGAAGCAGA tgCTCTGAAAGCCATAAGTGACCGCTGCATGGGTCTTTGTTCACACATAAAACACCTTCAACAG GAGTCCAAAAAACTTCAAGATGAGGTTACAGAAATACAGAAGAACAGACTTG AGATGAAACGGCTCACGCATGAGAAGATCAAACACATGGAGGAGTCTTCAAGGAAAGAGTATCCAGACATGGAAAAGTACAAAGCTGCGTTGGAGAAAGGCCAAGCAAACctggaaaaatataaaaagatggCCATCATGACCCAAAATGTCCTCAGG GGCATTCTCTTGGCCTGTAAAGTCAACTGGCTTGATGATCCCAAACTTCGAGACATCGCCATGACACTCGAGGAGTTTCCCATCTCTGAGTaa
- the dimt1l gene encoding dimethyladenosine transferase: MPKVKAVKKSRQHQEVKNQGIMFNTGIGQHILKNPLVVNGIIEKAALRPTDVVLEVGPGTGNMTVKLLEKAKKVVACELDCRLVAELQKRVQCTPLQTKLQILIGDVLKTDLPFFDVCVANLPYQISSPFVFKLLLHRPFFRCAVLMFQREFAMRLVAKPGDKLYCRLSINTQLLARVDHLMKVGKNNFRPPPKVESSVVRIEPKNPPPPVNFQEWDGLVRIAFVRKNKTLNAAFKSAAVEQMLEKNYRIHCSLHNTEVPADFSISKKIESVLQEADFSEKRARSMDIDDFMVLLHAFNSAGIHFS; this comes from the exons atgccGAAGGTCAAAGCGGTGAAGAAAAGCAGACAGCACCAAGAGGTCAAAAACCAAG GGATCATGTTCAACACTGGCATCGGCCAGCACATCCTGAAGAATCCTCTGGTTGTCAATGGGATTATTGAAAAG GCTGCTTTGAGGCCGACAGACGTGGTGCTCGAGGTGGGACCTGGTACTGGTAACATGACGGTTAAGCTGCtggaaaaagccaaaaaa GTAGTCGCCTGCGAGTTGGACTGCAGATTGGTGGCTGAACTTCAGAAGAGAGTACAGTGCAC ACCCTTACAAACCAAGCTTCAGATATTAATTGGAGATGTGCTAAAAACAGATCTGCCTTTCTTTGACGTCTGTGTGGCTAACTTACCTTACCAG ATTTCATCACCTTTTGTCTTCAAGCTCCTGCTGCACCGGCCTTTCTTCAG GTGTGCAGTCTTGATGTTCCAGCGAGAGTTCGCCATGCGCCTGGTTGCCAAGCCTGGAGACAAACTGTACTGCAGACTTTCCATCAACACACAGCTTCTGGCTCGTGTAGACCATCTCATGAAG GTAGGGAAGAATAATTTCCGCCCCCCTCCGAAAGTGGAGTCGAGCGTCGTCAGGATAGAACCCAAAAATCCTCCTCCTCCAGTGAACTTCCAG GAGTGGGACGGCCTTGTCAGAATAGCCTTtgtaaggaaaaacaaaaccctcAACGCAGCTTTTAA GTCCGCTGCAGTGGAGCAGATGCTGGAGAAGAACTACAGAATTCACTGTTCTCTTCACAATACG GAAGTCCCAGCTGACTTCAGCATTAGCAAAAAAATCGAGAGTGTCCTTCAGGAAGCAGATTTCAGTGAGAAGAGAGCCAGGTCGATGGACATTGATGACTTCATGGT aCTGCTGCATGCGTTCAACTCTGCAGGAATCCACTTCTCCTAA